From one Catellatospora sp. IY07-71 genomic stretch:
- a CDS encoding sugar ABC transporter ATP-binding protein has protein sequence MLLAEGLTKSFPGVRALDGATLRLAAGSVHALLGENGAGKSTLVKILTGVYRPDGGRVLLDGAEVHFGSPLEALRAGIGVVHQERNLVPEFSIAENIALQHLPHRGGVVDRTRMRAEARRCLGLLDLDLDPDTRVAELSVAQAQLVEIAKALSVDTRVLLLDEPTASLTGEEADRLYAIVRKLTATGHAVVLVSHKLEEVFAVADTVTVLRDGHSVAEAQPLSGYTRDGIVDLMVGRAYASVQLAERTVDRDAVPALELAGVSTGQGHRDVSLSVARGEILGLYGLVGAGRTELAKALLGLGEITGGQVRVHGEPVRIRDVGQALRRHRIGYVPEDRKGEGLFLEQPIARNVGVTVWRRLAKLGLIPDRGERRVVDEYTELLGIRLASPQQLAGQLSGGNQQKVSLAKWLAAECDILIVDEPTVGIDVRTKAAFHELIARLAGQGMAILLISSDLPEVVTLADRIVVLGDGAVRGELANDHDYDAVSQRVIRLIHAAPAAA, from the coding sequence ATGCTGCTGGCCGAGGGCCTGACCAAGAGTTTCCCGGGGGTACGCGCCCTGGACGGCGCGACGCTGAGACTCGCCGCGGGCAGCGTGCACGCCCTGCTCGGCGAGAACGGCGCGGGCAAGAGCACCCTGGTGAAGATCCTGACCGGGGTGTACCGGCCGGACGGCGGCCGGGTGCTGCTCGACGGCGCCGAGGTCCACTTCGGCAGCCCGCTGGAGGCGCTGCGGGCCGGCATCGGCGTGGTGCACCAGGAACGCAACCTGGTGCCGGAGTTCTCCATCGCGGAGAACATCGCCCTGCAGCACCTGCCACACCGGGGCGGCGTCGTCGACCGGACCCGCATGCGGGCCGAGGCCCGCCGCTGCCTCGGCCTGCTCGACCTGGACCTGGACCCGGACACCCGGGTCGCCGAGCTGTCGGTGGCCCAGGCGCAGCTCGTCGAGATCGCCAAGGCGCTGTCCGTGGACACCCGCGTGCTGCTGCTCGACGAGCCCACCGCCTCGCTCACCGGCGAGGAGGCCGACCGGCTCTACGCCATCGTGCGCAAGCTGACCGCCACCGGGCACGCCGTGGTGCTGGTGAGCCACAAGCTGGAAGAGGTGTTCGCGGTCGCCGACACGGTCACCGTGCTGCGCGACGGGCACAGCGTCGCCGAGGCGCAGCCGCTGTCCGGATACACCCGCGACGGCATCGTGGACCTGATGGTCGGCCGCGCGTACGCCTCCGTGCAGCTCGCGGAGCGCACCGTCGACCGGGACGCGGTGCCCGCGCTGGAGCTGGCCGGGGTCAGCACCGGGCAGGGCCACCGCGACGTGTCGCTGTCCGTGGCCCGCGGCGAGATCCTCGGCCTCTACGGCCTGGTCGGCGCGGGCCGCACCGAGCTGGCCAAGGCGCTGCTCGGCCTCGGCGAGATCACCGGCGGGCAGGTGCGGGTGCACGGCGAGCCGGTGCGCATCCGCGACGTCGGGCAGGCGCTGCGCCGCCACCGCATCGGATACGTGCCCGAGGACCGCAAGGGCGAAGGGCTGTTCCTGGAGCAGCCGATCGCCCGCAACGTCGGGGTGACCGTGTGGCGGCGGCTGGCCAAGCTGGGCCTGATCCCCGACCGGGGCGAGCGGCGCGTGGTCGACGAGTACACCGAGCTGCTCGGCATCCGGCTGGCCTCACCGCAGCAGCTGGCCGGCCAGCTGTCCGGCGGCAACCAGCAGAAGGTCAGCCTCGCCAAGTGGCTGGCCGCCGAGTGCGACATCCTCATCGTCGACGAGCCGACCGTCGGCATCGACGTACGCACCAAGGCCGCGTTCCACGAGCTGATCGCGCGGCTGGCCGGGCAGGGTATGGCGATCCTGCTCATCTCCTCGGACCTGCCCGAGGTGGTGACCCTGGCCGACCGCATCGTGGTGCTCGGCGACGGCGCCGTGCGCGGCGAGCTGGCCAACGACCACGACTACGACGCCGTCAGCCAGCGCGTGATCCGCCTCATCCACGCCGCGCCCGCCGCCGCCTGA
- a CDS encoding TraR/DksA family transcriptional regulator, translating into MTTLEGTLDMAQLGVLLRARYEEAAEQVRVQTEAVAQLRRSGDQGPGDVADAGTMVSDTEQQDLLTAALDDHMRKLGEALTRLEAGTLGTCNGCGLPIPPARMEIMPWATHCVKCQAAAERWR; encoded by the coding sequence ATGACAACGCTGGAAGGCACGCTCGACATGGCACAGCTGGGCGTGCTGCTGCGGGCCCGCTACGAGGAGGCCGCCGAGCAGGTGCGTGTGCAGACCGAGGCCGTCGCGCAGCTGCGCCGGTCCGGGGACCAGGGTCCGGGCGACGTCGCCGACGCGGGCACGATGGTGTCGGACACCGAGCAGCAGGACCTGCTGACGGCCGCGCTCGACGACCACATGCGCAAGCTGGGCGAGGCGCTGACCCGCCTGGAGGCCGGCACCCTGGGCACCTGCAACGGCTGCGGCCTGCCGATCCCGCCCGCCCGCATGGAGATCATGCCCTGGGCCACCCACTGCGTGAAGTGCCAGGCCGCCGCCGAACGCTGGCGCTGA
- a CDS encoding M23 family metallopeptidase — MTEGVVVRYRPELVREADRYCGRRRAGVPSRSRYATVVATAAAGAGIVAFGAGAMVPDAKGYDHMTSFSDSARAEIAERADRSERPLSTSINQGAPDAWVLPLHDYTLSSRFGMRWGSPHRGLDLAGLPEGTPYMAVRGGTVVQAGWNGGYGNSIIVDHGDGLQTLYGHSSRVLVRVGDRIQAGDVIGLVGNTGYSFGNHLHLEIHVDGVAHDPLTWFKKHGVDFELEVEEVYGT, encoded by the coding sequence ATGACGGAGGGTGTGGTCGTGCGCTATCGGCCGGAGCTGGTCAGGGAGGCCGACCGCTACTGCGGGCGGCGCCGTGCGGGCGTGCCCTCGCGGAGCAGGTACGCCACCGTGGTCGCCACGGCGGCGGCGGGAGCCGGGATCGTGGCCTTCGGCGCTGGTGCGATGGTGCCGGACGCCAAGGGATACGACCACATGACGTCGTTCTCCGACAGCGCCCGCGCCGAGATCGCCGAGCGGGCCGACCGCAGCGAACGGCCGCTGAGCACCTCCATCAACCAGGGCGCCCCGGACGCGTGGGTGCTGCCCCTGCACGACTACACGCTGAGCTCCCGCTTCGGCATGCGCTGGGGCAGCCCGCACCGCGGGCTCGACCTGGCCGGGCTGCCGGAGGGCACGCCGTACATGGCGGTGCGCGGCGGGACCGTGGTGCAGGCCGGCTGGAACGGCGGCTACGGCAACTCGATCATCGTCGACCACGGCGACGGCCTGCAGACGCTGTACGGGCACTCCAGCCGGGTGCTGGTCCGGGTCGGCGACCGGATCCAGGCCGGGGACGTCATCGGCCTGGTCGGCAACACCGGCTACTCCTTCGGCAACCACCTCCACCTGGAGATCCACGTCGACGGCGTCGCGCACGACCCCCTCACCTGGTTCAAGAAGCACGGCGTCGACTTCGAGCTGGAAGTCGAAGAGGTCTACGGCACCTGA
- the trpB gene encoding tryptophan synthase subunit beta encodes MREPGANGRFGEFGGRFVPESLIPACAEVEEAFRDAWADAGFRRDLDRLLTVYAGRPTPVTPAWRLSAELGVDVLLKREDLAHTGSHKINNVLGQALLAVRMGRTRLIAETGAGQHGVATATAAALLGLSATVFMGGKDMARQALNVHRMRLLGAEVVEVTSGSRTLKDATSEAMRHWVTCVDEAYYCIGSVMGPHPYPWMVREFQRVIGAEARAQCAAELPKAVPDYVVACVGGGSNAAGTFAGFADTGAQLVGVEAAGGAAISNGGVAIMHGHRSYAIQDADGQILEAESIAAGLDYPGIGPEHAHLHELGRARYVTVTDGEVVDAVKRLARSEGILPALESAHAVAWVLRAAGTAELPAGSTVLITLSGRGDKDSNSLMEIQ; translated from the coding sequence ATGCGCGAGCCCGGCGCGAACGGCCGCTTCGGCGAGTTCGGCGGGCGCTTCGTGCCCGAGTCGCTCATCCCGGCCTGCGCCGAGGTCGAGGAGGCCTTCCGCGACGCCTGGGCCGACGCCGGCTTCCGGCGCGACCTGGACCGCCTGCTGACCGTGTACGCCGGCCGGCCCACCCCGGTCACCCCGGCCTGGCGGCTGTCCGCCGAGCTGGGCGTGGACGTGCTGCTCAAGCGCGAGGACCTGGCGCACACCGGCTCCCACAAGATCAATAATGTGCTGGGGCAGGCGCTGCTGGCCGTGCGCATGGGCCGCACCCGGCTGATCGCGGAGACCGGCGCGGGCCAGCACGGCGTCGCCACCGCCACCGCCGCCGCGCTGCTCGGCCTGTCCGCGACCGTCTTCATGGGCGGCAAGGACATGGCCCGCCAGGCCCTCAACGTGCACCGCATGCGGCTGCTCGGCGCGGAGGTGGTCGAGGTGACCAGCGGCAGCCGCACCCTCAAGGACGCCACCAGCGAGGCCATGCGCCACTGGGTGACCTGCGTCGACGAGGCGTACTACTGCATCGGCTCGGTGATGGGCCCGCACCCCTACCCGTGGATGGTGCGCGAGTTCCAGCGGGTCATCGGCGCCGAGGCCCGCGCCCAGTGCGCCGCCGAGCTGCCGAAGGCCGTACCCGACTACGTGGTGGCGTGTGTCGGCGGCGGCTCCAACGCCGCGGGCACCTTCGCGGGCTTCGCCGACACCGGCGCGCAGTTGGTCGGCGTCGAGGCCGCGGGCGGCGCGGCGATCTCGAACGGCGGGGTCGCGATCATGCACGGGCACCGGTCGTACGCCATCCAGGACGCCGACGGGCAGATCCTGGAGGCCGAGTCGATCGCGGCGGGCCTGGACTACCCCGGCATCGGCCCCGAGCACGCACACCTGCACGAACTCGGCCGCGCCCGGTACGTCACCGTCACCGACGGCGAGGTGGTCGACGCGGTCAAGCGGCTGGCCCGCAGCGAGGGCATCCTGCCCGCGCTCGAATCCGCCCACGCGGTGGCGTGGGTGCTGCGCGCCGCGGGCACCGCCGAGCTGCCCGCCGGCAGCACCGTGCTGATCACCCTGTCGGGGCGCGGGGACAAGGACTCGAACAGCCTGATGGAGATCCAGTGA
- the trpA gene encoding tryptophan synthase subunit alpha, with protein sequence MTTTAVTGVPVETHLRARRDAGRKLLVPYVTAGVCENWTEHLHACAEAGADAIEIGLPFSEPTVDGPTVQEASDRALHRGTSLRTLLADLRTVRLAVPLIVMTYYHLVAREGLAAVCAALAEAGVRGLIVPDLPLDESAALEQAAAAAGIDLILVAAPSSSPARLREIAQRSRGFVYAVTAMATTGERTALPATAGAYAATLKQHTDLPVLLGFGISTPDHAAAGARSADGVVVGSALMRRILDGAGPADTAAFVTTLRTALDR encoded by the coding sequence GTGACGACGACGGCCGTGACGGGCGTGCCCGTCGAGACCCACCTGCGCGCCCGCCGCGACGCCGGCCGCAAGCTGCTCGTGCCGTACGTCACCGCAGGCGTGTGCGAGAACTGGACCGAGCACCTGCACGCCTGCGCCGAGGCGGGCGCGGACGCGATCGAGATCGGGCTGCCGTTCTCGGAGCCGACCGTGGACGGCCCCACCGTCCAGGAGGCGTCGGACCGGGCCCTGCACCGGGGCACGAGCCTGCGCACCCTGCTCGCCGACCTGCGTACGGTCCGCCTGGCCGTGCCGCTGATCGTGATGACGTACTACCACCTCGTCGCGCGGGAGGGCCTCGCCGCGGTCTGCGCCGCGCTGGCCGAGGCCGGCGTACGCGGCCTGATCGTGCCCGACCTGCCGCTGGACGAGTCCGCCGCGCTGGAGCAGGCCGCCGCCGCGGCCGGGATCGACCTGATCCTGGTCGCCGCACCCAGCAGCAGCCCGGCCCGGCTCCGCGAGATCGCACAGCGCAGCCGCGGCTTCGTCTACGCGGTCACCGCGATGGCCACCACCGGCGAGCGCACCGCCCTGCCCGCCACGGCCGGCGCCTACGCCGCGACCCTCAAACAGCACACCGACCTGCCCGTCCTGCTCGGCTTCGGCATCTCCACCCCGGACCACGCCGCCGCCGGCGCCCGCTCCGCCGACGGCGTGGTGGTCGGCTCGGCCCTCATGCGCCGCATCCTCGACGGCGCCGGCCCCGCCGACACCGCCGCCTTCGTCACCACCCTCCGCACTGCCCTGGACCGATAA
- a CDS encoding GntR family transcriptional regulator, which produces MPSPRYRAIAADLAERIRRGEYPPGTALPAQRELSVHYEVALATARQALQALIDDGLIVVEAGRGTFVAPARPAYRLDTLRSFVDDLREQGHQVGTEVVSASLRTMPAWAAALWGDRDSAARALRLERVRLVDGVPAIHQVSWVDEPYASRLRGTDFTAVALYAALADAGMEIVSATERITAAALTAASAGLLHRPEGSPVLVSERVTRTRDGAAGVVDRAVIAGELMQVRAERTVHQVSVQWGGPGQR; this is translated from the coding sequence ATGCCGAGTCCCCGGTATCGGGCCATCGCCGCGGACCTCGCCGAGCGCATCCGGCGCGGGGAGTACCCGCCCGGCACCGCGCTGCCCGCCCAGCGGGAGCTGAGCGTCCACTACGAGGTGGCGCTGGCCACGGCGCGGCAGGCGCTGCAGGCCCTGATCGACGACGGGCTGATCGTGGTCGAGGCCGGTCGCGGCACGTTCGTCGCCCCGGCGCGCCCGGCCTACCGGCTGGACACCCTGCGCAGCTTCGTCGACGACCTGCGGGAGCAGGGTCACCAGGTCGGCACCGAGGTGGTGTCCGCGTCGCTGCGCACCATGCCCGCCTGGGCCGCCGCCCTGTGGGGCGACCGGGACTCGGCCGCCCGCGCGCTGCGGCTGGAACGGGTGCGGCTGGTCGACGGCGTGCCCGCCATCCACCAGGTGTCCTGGGTGGACGAACCGTACGCGAGCCGCCTGCGCGGCACCGACTTCACCGCCGTCGCCCTCTACGCCGCCCTCGCCGACGCGGGCATGGAGATCGTCTCGGCGACCGAGCGCATCACCGCCGCCGCGCTCACCGCCGCCAGCGCGGGCCTGCTCCACCGGCCCGAGGGCAGCCCGGTGCTGGTCAGCGAGCGGGTCACCCGTACCCGCGACGGCGCGGCCGGCGTCGTGGACCGCGCCGTCATCGCGGGCGAGCTGATGCAGGTGCGCGCCGAGCGCACCGTGCACCAGGTGTCCGTGCAGTGGGGCGGCCCCGGTCAGCGCTGA
- a CDS encoding MerR family transcriptional regulator gives MTAYTPSETSRRSGFSIDTLRYYERIGLLSEVDRTPGGQRVFTDDDLGWLGMLRCLRDTGMPINQMCRFAELSRSGDQTVADRVELLRAHAEAVEEQMALLEKQYGHLRDKIRYYEQVLSGQR, from the coding sequence ATGACCGCCTACACCCCCTCCGAAACGTCCCGGCGCAGCGGCTTCAGCATCGACACGCTGCGGTACTACGAGCGCATCGGCCTGCTCAGCGAGGTGGACCGCACGCCGGGCGGGCAGCGCGTCTTCACCGACGACGACCTGGGCTGGCTCGGCATGCTGCGCTGCCTGCGCGACACCGGTATGCCGATCAACCAGATGTGCCGCTTCGCCGAGCTGTCGCGCAGCGGCGACCAGACCGTCGCCGACCGGGTCGAGCTGCTGCGCGCCCACGCCGAAGCGGTCGAGGAGCAGATGGCGCTGCTGGAGAAGCAGTACGGCCACCTGCGTGACAAGATCCGCTACTACGAGCAGGTGCTGTCCGGTCAGCGCTGA
- a CDS encoding aldo/keto reductase → MTTRTLGRSGIEVSALGMGCWAIGGPFWGEDGQPYGWGEVDDDESIRTVHRALDLGITLFDTSSNYGAGHSERVLGRALAGRRDDVVIASKFGYTTIEQTRLATGEDATPEYAVSCLDGILRRLGTDYLDLYQLHLGGLPISQALDLVATLEDLVAQGRIRAYGWSTDDAERAAAFAKAGAHCATVQYDSSVLNDNAAMVEVLAACDLGGLNRGPLAMGLLTGKYHGTAGLIGGDDVRGRSPEWLQWFDDGVPTPAWAARVDRVREALTSDGRTLAQGALGWLLARSPHNLPIPGCRTVAQAEENFAPLALTPLPADAFTEVESLLADLRA, encoded by the coding sequence ATGACGACACGGACACTGGGCCGCAGCGGCATCGAGGTCAGCGCGCTGGGTATGGGCTGCTGGGCCATCGGCGGCCCCTTCTGGGGCGAGGACGGCCAGCCCTACGGCTGGGGCGAGGTCGACGACGACGAGTCGATCCGCACCGTGCACCGCGCCCTCGACCTCGGCATCACCCTGTTCGACACCTCCAGCAACTACGGCGCCGGGCACAGCGAGCGCGTGCTCGGCCGGGCCCTGGCCGGGCGGCGGGACGACGTGGTCATCGCCAGCAAGTTCGGCTACACGACGATCGAACAGACGCGCCTGGCCACGGGCGAGGACGCGACACCGGAGTACGCGGTCAGCTGCCTCGACGGCATCCTGCGCCGGCTCGGCACCGACTACCTCGACCTGTACCAGCTGCACCTCGGCGGGCTGCCGATCAGCCAGGCCCTCGACCTGGTCGCGACGCTGGAGGACCTGGTCGCGCAGGGGCGCATCCGGGCGTACGGGTGGAGCACCGACGACGCCGAGCGGGCGGCCGCGTTCGCCAAGGCAGGCGCGCACTGCGCGACGGTGCAGTACGACTCCTCGGTGCTCAACGACAACGCGGCGATGGTCGAGGTGCTGGCCGCGTGCGACCTGGGCGGGCTCAACCGGGGGCCGCTCGCGATGGGCCTGCTCACCGGCAAGTACCACGGCACCGCCGGGCTCATCGGCGGCGATGACGTGCGCGGCCGCAGCCCCGAGTGGCTGCAGTGGTTCGACGACGGCGTCCCCACTCCCGCGTGGGCGGCCCGGGTCGACCGGGTGCGCGAGGCGCTGACCAGCGACGGCCGCACCCTCGCGCAGGGCGCGCTGGGCTGGCTGCTCGCCCGCAGCCCGCACAACCTGCCGATCCCCGGCTGCCGCACGGTCGCGCAGGCGGAGGAGAACTTCGCCCCGCTCGCCCTCACCCCGCTGCCCGCCGATGCCTTCACCGAGGTGGAATCCCTCCTGGCCGACCTCCGCGCCTGA
- a CDS encoding TIGR02452 family protein, whose product MSGRLREIARQTVAIAEAGAYRDAAGTPVEIGAAVRAAVEGTRHYRPEDPLDPPGERAAQPLIEVTRESTLVAARRAGPGAASLVFASAKNPGGGFLGGAQAQEESIARASALYPALLTAPDFYAYHRAQRDLRYSDRVVYSPGVPVFRDDKGNLLAEPYLTSFLTAAAPNLGAIVRNQPEHAADVPAVLLRRATRVLAIAAAHGHRTLVLGAWGCGVFRNDPAVVAGAFAAALRTVDRFDHVIFPVYDRVSGTPVHTAFAKVFGA is encoded by the coding sequence GTGAGCGGCCGGTTGCGCGAGATCGCGCGGCAGACGGTGGCGATCGCCGAGGCGGGCGCCTATCGCGACGCCGCGGGGACGCCCGTCGAGATCGGAGCGGCGGTGCGCGCCGCGGTGGAGGGCACCCGGCACTACCGGCCGGAGGACCCGCTGGACCCGCCGGGCGAGCGTGCGGCGCAACCCCTGATCGAGGTGACGCGCGAGTCCACCCTGGTCGCCGCGCGCCGGGCCGGACCCGGGGCGGCGTCCCTGGTGTTCGCCTCGGCGAAGAACCCGGGCGGCGGCTTCCTCGGCGGCGCGCAGGCGCAGGAGGAGAGCATCGCCCGCGCCTCGGCGCTCTACCCGGCGCTGCTCACCGCGCCGGACTTCTACGCGTACCACCGCGCCCAGCGCGACCTGCGCTACAGCGACCGGGTCGTCTACTCGCCCGGTGTCCCGGTGTTCCGCGACGACAAGGGCAACCTGCTCGCCGAGCCCTACCTGACCTCGTTCCTGACCGCCGCCGCCCCCAACCTGGGCGCGATCGTGCGCAACCAGCCCGAGCACGCCGCCGACGTGCCCGCCGTGCTGCTGCGCCGGGCGACGCGTGTGCTGGCGATCGCGGCCGCGCACGGCCACCGCACGCTGGTGCTCGGCGCCTGGGGCTGCGGCGTGTTCCGCAACGATCCGGCGGTCGTCGCGGGCGCGTTCGCCGCGGCGCTGCGGACCGTGGACCGCTTCGACCACGTTATCTTTCCCGTGTACGACCGCGTGTCCGGCACTCCGGTGCACACGGCCTTCGCGAAGGTCTTCGGCGCCTGA
- a CDS encoding aspartate/glutamate racemase family protein: MLALLHTSQAHVLTFDRLRGEVAPTLTLYHIVAEHLLDEARRHGVPAVADQVTQQIQLAAEAGARAVLCTCSTIGALAESAAAAAGIPVLRVDRPMAAAAVEAGTRITVLAALATTLAPTGSLIEQEAARAGRAVEVRAQVICGAWDRFAAGDLDGYLDRVTAALAAVTDADVIVLAQASMAPAAERGATAIPVLASPRLGLRAAASL; this comes from the coding sequence ATGCTGGCGCTGCTGCACACCTCGCAGGCTCACGTGCTGACCTTCGACCGCCTCCGCGGCGAGGTCGCCCCGACGCTCACGCTCTACCACATCGTCGCCGAGCACCTGCTCGACGAAGCCCGCCGGCACGGCGTACCGGCCGTCGCGGACCAGGTCACGCAGCAGATCCAGCTGGCCGCCGAGGCCGGGGCGCGCGCCGTGCTGTGCACCTGCTCCACCATCGGCGCACTCGCCGAGAGCGCCGCCGCGGCGGCGGGCATCCCGGTGCTGCGGGTGGACCGGCCCATGGCCGCCGCAGCGGTCGAGGCCGGTACGCGGATCACGGTGCTCGCCGCGCTCGCCACCACCCTCGCGCCGACCGGCTCGCTGATCGAGCAGGAGGCCGCCCGCGCGGGCCGCGCCGTCGAGGTGCGCGCGCAGGTGATCTGCGGGGCCTGGGACCGCTTCGCGGCCGGTGACCTCGACGGTTATCTCGACCGGGTCACCGCCGCGCTGGCCGCGGTGACCGATGCGGACGTGATCGTGCTGGCCCAGGCGTCGATGGCCCCGGCCGCCGAGCGCGGCGCGACCGCGATCCCGGTGCTCGCCTCCCCGCGCCTCGGCCTGCGCGCCGCCGCGTCCCTCTGA
- a CDS encoding MFS transporter, with translation MLKRLLPESGPLRALAAVTLVNTVGQGLWVTSSALYLTQVVGLSPAQYGLGLTVASLVCVVASTPMGYLADRRGPRGVQLCAYALQAVLAAAMLLVASFPAFVALSAVTALADAAARGARGALIAGALPAERRVRGRAYLRATTNVGISLGAALAGLAIAADTPTAYRLMIVGNAVSFLGAALLGLRLPAVTPVPATGGPRLVALRDRPYLAFVALDGLLAMHFDILNVVLPLWIATRTDAPHWLIAVLLLVNTSMVVLLQVRAARGTERLDGAARAARTAGLFVAAACLLFAASGGVPGWAAVAMLVLGALVHVVGELRQSAAGWGISFGLAPDGAQGQYQATYSMGAQFGRMLAPVLLTWLALSHGVLGWAVMAVLFALIGAAIPYTVAWARRSPRPAAVTATL, from the coding sequence GTGCTGAAGCGACTGCTGCCCGAATCCGGACCCCTGCGCGCGCTCGCCGCAGTCACCCTCGTCAACACCGTCGGACAGGGACTGTGGGTGACCTCGAGCGCCCTCTACCTCACCCAGGTGGTGGGGCTGTCCCCGGCGCAGTACGGCCTCGGCCTCACCGTCGCCTCTCTGGTCTGCGTGGTGGCCAGCACGCCGATGGGCTACCTGGCCGACCGCCGCGGCCCGCGGGGCGTCCAGCTGTGCGCGTACGCGCTGCAGGCCGTGCTCGCCGCGGCGATGCTGCTGGTGGCGTCCTTTCCGGCCTTCGTCGCGCTGTCGGCGGTGACCGCGCTGGCCGACGCGGCGGCGCGGGGTGCGCGCGGCGCTCTGATCGCCGGGGCGCTGCCCGCCGAGCGCCGGGTGCGCGGCCGCGCCTACCTGCGCGCCACCACCAACGTCGGCATCTCGCTCGGCGCCGCGCTGGCCGGCCTCGCCATCGCCGCGGACACGCCCACGGCGTACCGGCTGATGATCGTCGGCAACGCGGTCAGCTTCCTCGGCGCGGCGCTGCTCGGCCTGCGACTGCCCGCGGTCACGCCGGTGCCCGCGACCGGCGGCCCGCGCCTGGTGGCCCTGCGCGACCGGCCGTACCTGGCGTTCGTGGCGCTGGACGGGCTGCTGGCGATGCACTTCGACATCCTCAACGTGGTGCTGCCGCTGTGGATCGCCACCCGCACCGACGCGCCGCACTGGCTGATCGCCGTGCTGCTGCTGGTCAACACGAGCATGGTGGTGCTGCTGCAGGTGCGCGCAGCGCGGGGCACCGAGCGGCTGGACGGCGCCGCCCGCGCCGCGCGCACCGCGGGCCTGTTCGTCGCCGCGGCCTGCCTGCTGTTCGCGGCGAGCGGTGGGGTGCCCGGCTGGGCCGCGGTCGCGATGCTCGTCCTCGGCGCGCTGGTGCACGTGGTCGGCGAGCTGCGTCAGTCCGCGGCCGGCTGGGGCATCTCGTTCGGGCTCGCCCCGGACGGGGCGCAGGGGCAGTACCAGGCCACGTACTCGATGGGGGCGCAGTTCGGCCGGATGCTCGCCCCGGTCCTGCTGACCTGGCTCGCGCTGAGCCACGGGGTGCTCGGCTGGGCGGTGATGGCGGTCCTGTTCGCACTGATCGGCGCGGCGATCCCGTACACCGTCGCCTGGGCCCGCCGCAGTCCGCGCCCCGCCGCCGTGACGGCGACCCTCTGA
- a CDS encoding DinB family protein: MTFQLLDAVAALSRTPDTLDALLGELDDGWARHRPAEGEWSAHEVLAHFIHGEQTDWIPRARIILEHGTERPFTPFDVQGHAPIAAGRTTAELLDLFRTLRAENLAALRGFGLTAEDLAREGTHPAFGPVTLGQLLATWTTHDHVHLGQVTQALGSRYTTEVGPWHAYLWE, from the coding sequence ATGACGTTCCAGCTCCTCGACGCGGTCGCCGCGCTGAGCCGTACGCCCGACACCCTCGACGCGCTGCTCGGCGAGCTCGACGACGGCTGGGCCCGGCACCGCCCCGCCGAGGGCGAGTGGAGCGCGCACGAGGTGCTGGCCCACTTCATCCACGGCGAGCAGACCGACTGGATCCCGCGCGCCCGGATCATCCTGGAGCACGGTACGGAGCGCCCGTTCACCCCGTTCGACGTGCAGGGGCACGCCCCGATCGCGGCCGGGCGCACCACCGCCGAGCTGCTGGACCTGTTCCGCACCCTGCGCGCGGAGAACCTGGCCGCGCTGCGCGGCTTCGGCCTCACCGCCGAGGACCTCGCCCGCGAGGGCACCCACCCCGCGTTCGGCCCGGTCACCCTCGGGCAGCTGCTGGCCACCTGGACCACCCACGACCACGTGCACCTCGGCCAGGTCACCCAGGCCCTGGGCAGCCGCTACACCACCGAGGTCGGCCCCTGGCACGCCTACCTCTGGGAGTGA